One genomic segment of Desulfomicrobium sp. ZS1 includes these proteins:
- a CDS encoding NAD(P)/FAD-dependent oxidoreductase has protein sequence MPKKVHDVIIVGGGPAGLFAAYHLAEQASLDVLLIEKGRDSITRNCPMTGEQDCIHCKPCNILSGMGGAGLFSDGKLNFIPKLGKTDLTQFMSLGKATALIDETEGIFNRFGMDGKVYPTNIEEARSIRKEARKFGIDLLVIKQKHLGSDNLPGHITGMVEYIKSKGVTVRTKEEVIDILLKDGRVRGVTTATDEYLADNVILAPGRVGAEWVGQLVQRHGLAVTQRGIEVGVRVEVHNEIMQDLCSIIYDPTFFIRTAKYDDLTRTFCTNYGGFIAQENYQDFVCVNGHAYMDKKSENTNFAFLSKVVLNEPVTDNQAYGESIGRLATLIGGGKPILQRFGDLKRGRRSTWNRIRNSYIEPTLKKVVCGDIAMALPERILANLVEGLEKLNQVVPGVANDETLLYAPEIKFFATQVECDENLETAIKGLYVAGDGPGVAGNIVSAAATGLIPAKSILAKG, from the coding sequence ATGCCGAAGAAAGTCCATGACGTGATCATTGTCGGCGGCGGTCCGGCAGGATTGTTCGCGGCCTACCATCTGGCCGAGCAGGCCAGCCTCGATGTGCTTCTGATCGAGAAGGGCCGTGATTCGATTACCCGCAACTGCCCCATGACCGGAGAACAGGACTGCATCCATTGCAAGCCCTGTAATATCCTCTCGGGCATGGGCGGCGCGGGGCTTTTTTCCGATGGCAAGCTCAATTTCATACCCAAGCTGGGCAAGACCGATCTGACCCAGTTCATGAGTCTGGGCAAGGCCACCGCGCTTATCGACGAAACGGAAGGCATCTTCAACCGTTTCGGCATGGACGGCAAAGTCTATCCGACCAATATCGAGGAAGCCCGCTCCATCCGCAAGGAAGCCAGAAAGTTCGGCATCGATCTTCTGGTCATCAAGCAGAAGCACCTCGGCAGCGATAATCTGCCCGGTCATATCACCGGCATGGTCGAGTACATCAAGTCCAAGGGCGTGACCGTGCGTACCAAGGAAGAGGTGATCGACATTCTGTTGAAGGATGGCCGGGTGCGCGGCGTGACCACGGCCACGGACGAGTATCTGGCGGACAACGTCATCCTTGCGCCGGGCAGGGTCGGGGCGGAGTGGGTCGGGCAACTCGTGCAGCGTCACGGTCTGGCCGTGACCCAGCGCGGCATCGAGGTTGGCGTGCGCGTGGAAGTGCACAACGAGATCATGCAGGACCTGTGCTCCATCATCTACGACCCGACCTTTTTCATCCGCACGGCCAAGTACGACGATCTGACCCGGACCTTCTGCACCAATTACGGCGGATTCATCGCCCAGGAAAATTACCAGGATTTCGTCTGCGTCAACGGCCACGCCTACATGGACAAGAAGAGCGAGAACACCAACTTCGCCTTTCTGTCCAAGGTGGTCTTAAACGAGCCCGTGACCGACAATCAGGCTTACGGCGAGTCCATCGGCCGCCTGGCGACCCTTATCGGCGGCGGCAAGCCAATCCTGCAGCGCTTCGGGGACTTGAAGCGCGGCCGGCGGTCCACCTGGAACCGCATCCGCAACAGCTACATTGAGCCGACGCTCAAAAAAGTCGTCTGCGGCGACATCGCCATGGCCCTGCCCGAGCGCATTCTGGCCAACCTGGTTGAAGGCCTTGAAAAGCTCAATCAGGTCGTGCCGGGCGTGGCCAACGATGAAACGCTGCTGTATGCGCCGGAGATCAAGTTCTTCGCCACGCAGGTGGAATGCGACGAGAATCTTGAGACGGCCATAAAAGGACTCTACGTGGCCGGTGACGGACCGGGAGTGGCCGGCAATATCGTCTCGGCCGCGGCCACGGGTCTTATTCCGGCCAAGAGCATTCTGGCCAAGGGATAA
- a CDS encoding bifunctional diguanylate cyclase/phosphodiesterase yields MNSTHHAPAANAPTAASILLVEDNAIVAFDMQQRLQKLGYQVQGIITSGEEAIAAVSRQAPSLILMDIFLDGGIDGIEAAKAILENTQIPIIYLTGHDDEETLNRAKITETFGYIIKPAESRDLHVAIEIALYKHAAAQALQKSEQQYRLLFDSMLNGFALHEVVTDDKGKPRDLLFLDVNPAFASFFDLPAKNIVGRSLRQLSEKVEPYWIDILAKTALTRESIRFDNFAGFVDKHFSVVAFSPQPRQVAAIFEDTTRRKDAEKHLQHRTFHDALTNLPNRALCLDRIQQAMERSQVRDNYLFAVVQIDIDRFKDVNDSLGHLIGDQLLQSVGHILLDTVSAVDTVARLGDDEFVVLLEELPSKKTGTATIKRIKSALNRTLDIERHPIHISACFGALFGPNECTSPENFLQGANIALRHAQEQGLDQLRFYAPEMQDKAIKKLDTETRLRNAISENEFFLALQPIFSITQDATLSGFEALLRWNPKHRGWVPPSEFIPIAEQTGLILPIGQWVLEQSCKVLHSWAEKYPENTFSVSVNLSARQFSDPNLVHNLFNCIRHNRINPSQLKLEITESDVMTNPEATIQKLRMMKELGLAILVDDFGTGYSSMSYLQRFPIDTLKIDRSFVTQLDKHANRVIVRTIINLAHSLGLSVVAEGIETEAQCLTLQEMGCEYAQGFHFSKPILLDEIDDFISRHLKK; encoded by the coding sequence ATGAACTCCACCCACCATGCGCCAGCCGCCAACGCTCCCACTGCGGCCAGCATCCTTCTGGTCGAAGACAACGCCATTGTTGCCTTCGACATGCAACAACGCCTGCAAAAACTCGGGTACCAGGTCCAGGGCATCATCACCTCCGGCGAAGAGGCCATAGCAGCCGTATCCCGGCAAGCTCCGTCGCTCATCCTCATGGATATTTTTCTCGACGGAGGCATCGACGGCATCGAGGCGGCCAAGGCCATCCTCGAAAACACGCAGATTCCCATCATCTACCTGACCGGGCATGACGACGAAGAAACCCTGAACCGGGCCAAAATCACGGAAACCTTCGGCTACATCATCAAACCCGCCGAATCCCGGGATTTGCACGTAGCCATCGAGATCGCCCTCTACAAACACGCCGCCGCGCAGGCGCTGCAAAAAAGCGAACAGCAGTACAGGCTTCTTTTCGACTCCATGCTGAACGGTTTCGCCCTGCACGAGGTCGTGACCGATGACAAGGGCAAACCCCGGGATCTTCTTTTTCTCGACGTCAACCCGGCCTTTGCCAGCTTTTTCGACCTGCCCGCGAAAAACATTGTCGGACGCAGCCTGCGTCAGCTCTCGGAGAAAGTCGAACCGTACTGGATTGACATCCTCGCCAAGACCGCCCTGACCCGCGAGTCCATCCGCTTCGACAACTTCGCGGGATTTGTGGACAAGCATTTTTCCGTGGTCGCTTTTAGTCCCCAGCCTCGCCAGGTGGCCGCCATATTCGAGGACACCACCAGACGCAAGGATGCTGAAAAACATCTGCAGCACCGGACCTTTCACGACGCCCTGACCAACCTGCCCAACCGCGCCCTCTGCCTGGACCGTATCCAGCAGGCCATGGAACGCAGCCAGGTGCGCGACAACTACCTTTTTGCCGTCGTGCAGATCGACATCGATCGTTTCAAGGACGTCAACGACAGCCTCGGGCATCTCATCGGCGACCAGCTGCTTCAGTCCGTCGGACACATCCTGCTCGATACCGTATCAGCCGTGGACACGGTGGCGCGCCTCGGCGACGACGAATTCGTGGTGCTGCTGGAGGAATTGCCCTCCAAAAAAACGGGCACGGCCACCATAAAGAGAATCAAGTCCGCGCTGAACCGCACCCTGGACATCGAGCGCCACCCCATCCACATCAGCGCATGTTTCGGAGCGCTCTTCGGCCCCAACGAATGCACTTCACCCGAAAACTTTCTGCAGGGAGCCAACATCGCCCTGCGGCACGCCCAGGAACAAGGGCTCGATCAGCTCCGGTTTTACGCGCCGGAGATGCAGGACAAGGCCATCAAGAAACTGGATACGGAAACACGACTGCGCAACGCCATCAGCGAAAACGAGTTCTTCCTCGCCCTGCAACCGATTTTCTCCATCACTCAGGACGCAACCCTAAGCGGTTTTGAAGCCCTGCTGCGCTGGAACCCCAAGCACAGAGGCTGGGTCCCCCCCAGCGAATTCATCCCCATCGCCGAACAGACCGGGCTCATCCTGCCCATTGGGCAATGGGTCCTGGAGCAGTCGTGCAAGGTGCTTCACTCCTGGGCCGAAAAATACCCGGAAAATACGTTCAGCGTGTCCGTCAACCTGTCCGCACGCCAATTCTCCGATCCCAATCTGGTGCACAACCTGTTCAACTGCATCCGCCACAACCGGATCAACCCTTCACAGCTCAAGCTCGAGATCACCGAAAGCGACGTCATGACCAACCCCGAGGCGACAATCCAGAAGCTTCGAATGATGAAAGAGCTTGGCCTGGCCATTCTGGTGGATGATTTCGGCACGGGGTATTCGTCCATGAGCTACCTGCAGAGATTTCCCATCGACACGCTCAAAATCGACCGCAGCTTTGTGACCCAGCTGGACAAGCACGCCAACCGCGTCATCGTGCGCACCATCATCAACCTGGCCCACAGCCTGGGCCTGTCCGTGGTGGCCGAGGGCATCGAGACCGAGGCCCAGTGCCTCACGCTGCAGGAGATGGGCTGCGAGTATGCACAGGGGTTCCATTTTTCAAAGCCAATCCTGCTCGATGAGATCGACGACTTCATAAGCCGACATCTGAAAAAATAA
- a CDS encoding STAS domain-containing protein, which translates to MSAIVREGNSVTITPGQDLVSSMVPQFKQELASLLAESPTELRLDLAGTGMMDSIGIGMIIATHNSMKKKGGKLIIANVPENIIKLFKSMRLDQHLNLDS; encoded by the coding sequence ATGTCTGCTATCGTCCGCGAAGGGAACAGTGTCACCATCACCCCGGGCCAGGACCTTGTGTCCTCCATGGTCCCGCAGTTCAAGCAGGAGCTGGCCTCGTTGTTGGCCGAATCGCCGACAGAGCTGCGCCTTGATCTGGCCGGGACGGGGATGATGGACTCCATCGGCATCGGAATGATCATCGCCACGCATAATTCGATGAAGAAAAAAGGCGGGAAGCTGATCATTGCCAATGTTCCCGAAAATATAATTAAACTTTTCAAGTCGATGCGTCTTGATCAGCATCTGAATTTGGACTCGTAA